DNA sequence from the Centropristis striata isolate RG_2023a ecotype Rhode Island chromosome 17, C.striata_1.0, whole genome shotgun sequence genome:
ACAAAATAATGAACAGCCAACAATAATGATCAGCATGCTTCATGCACAAGGCCTAGTGTCTATACTGTTTTAGTTCTTTGTCAACAGATACATTGGCTTTTGTTTCTCTACAGGGTATTCTGCTGGTGCGCTTCAGAGCTGAAGACCTCAAGCTCCGTCTGTCTGAGCTTGGTCTGGATGCAGACATCCAATCGTCTTTTTCCACCTCCTCCAATCCTCCAGTGCGTCTCGACCATACAGCCGTCCGCCGGCTGTACCTGACCAATGACCTGTTGCAGGAGGTTCTTCCTAATTCCACCATCATTCAAGACTGGCAGCCATTCAAGCCACTGCCGAGTAACATGGCTATCCTACTGAAGAAGGACATTGACTGGATGGTGGATGATGTGTCCAACCCTACTGTGGCCAGCCTCTGCACCTTCCCTTTCAGGGTGCCCATTGGAGATGACTGGTAACTATTCTTTCTTTGGTTCTTCATTATTAATTCATAATGCTGGTTAAGTCAGGGACAAATACTGTCTTTAAAAAAGTGTACAGCAATGAAGTTACATAAGCTGCTGTCTACCATAGCATCTTTTGATAGGACCATTATGCCAGAGTTGCACATTTATTAGATAAAACACATTGGGGCGTTAAGAGTACAAGTTATTGTAAcggtaaccctaaccctaacccattttcaaaataaaacgtgcTTTTCACTTTTTCTCAACCAGGTATTACCTGAACATTGACATGTTCGGTAAAGACCTGGACCTGGTTCGGCAGCAGTTCTTGTGCCACCTGCAGCGCCACACCTCCACCCTGAAGGGTCACGTGATGTGCCAGATGTTCCTGGACCCACCTTTCTGGAAGCCCATGGCCGAATTCTGCCACAACACCTTGAATGTGGAGCTGGTGAAGGAGTACACCGAGCAATGCGTGGTGGAGTCAGACGTCATCTAGTTACAGAAGGTGGATAGAATGGAGGAGAAGATGAAGGAGCACGAAAGGAATGAAGACAAGGGTTTAGACCACAAGGAATGGACACAACTCAATTACacttaacagaaaaacacaccccTCTGTAATGAGGAGATAGGAACCAAGCAAACAAAATGTAGTttctacaaaacaaaacaacttctAAGTGTGCAGTAAGTTAAATTTAacaatacacaaacaaatacaggGAGTGGACATAAAATCATGAACAGATCGTGTAATCAGCTACAATAGATCTGTTCcaaatatatttgtaaaaaatatttaattgatgTCAGAGGTGTTGATACAACTTTATCTCTTTAAGTAACATTTCTAAGTCCATAGTTTTGAGGTGTACTACGTGTACATAAACAAGGGTGGGACTAAAAAGCACCAGCACCCTTTTGTAACATAAGTCTTCACACCATTGGACTGGATCCAAAACAGACCCAtggaaaacattacaaaattcaaagtttatacatttctttctttgagATATCCAACCCTGAAATGGGTTCCAAAATTTGAATGAATGGGTCAGCATTATCATTCAAAATTGGTCCACTGTGCAAATTTGggtgcattttttttggtccaatACACTGCTTTATTAAATGCTGATCGGACTGGACCCAAATGCAGTCAACAAtattgcaaactgtagcttcaAAAGTGATTATAGTGTTGAATCATCACCTTAGTAGCTTACCTTGAGTTTTATAACAATgattacaggttttttttgttattatgtcCACGCTCTGTATGCCGTATGACACGAGAAGGTGTATAAAGAGTGAAGAGCTTGGGGAGGCTTTCTCACACCGGTAGCAGTGATGTAACCTAAAACCTAAAACCCAGTCAACATGCAAATGCTAttctttgaagaaaaaaatcaagtacCTTTAGGGCATCTCAAACCTTTTATCTCTGTTCTTTCTGTAAATATGAACCTTCTAAATATGTACACAAGCTGAGTTGGGTTACTAAATCTGCACAACTCTGAAGGCACTTTATTAAAACTACACAGACAGGTTGTGTCTACATTAGAATGAAAAGGAATAGTTCAGGATCAAATAGGGGTAATTTACAGATCCCATCACTCTAATGTTGATGGGTGCATCTATTAACTAGTATTACCTTAGGAACTTCAACAACAAATCCCTgcagaaacaacaaacaaagcCTGTTAGAAAAAGGAACATGTACGGTTTCAAAAAGGCTGAC
Encoded proteins:
- the nat16 gene encoding histidine N-acetyltransferase isoform X1; the protein is MILVSMLSSHQQDNLLKTCYFKMKIDTSLTMLQLPEALSQAGLQFTVATEEDFDDIMAMSQDIYGGLDYLPTRYTNWLQESNRTVILARKQGKVIALESVVVIDDGETMLVEGLRVAPQERGKGVAGVLLRFCSELVKSKFPEVKVTRLTRDDQLGPKDFQKYRLITKQGILLVRFRAEDLKLRLSELGLDADIQSSFSTSSNPPVRLDHTAVRRLYLTNDLLQEVLPNSTIIQDWQPFKPLPSNMAILLKKDIDWMVDDVSNPTVASLCTFPFRVPIGDDWYYLNIDMFGKDLDLVRQQFLCHLQRHTSTLKGHVMCQMFLDPPFWKPMAEFCHNTLNVELVKEYTEQCVVESDVI
- the nat16 gene encoding histidine N-acetyltransferase isoform X2 gives rise to the protein MKIDTSLTMLQLPEALSQAGLQFTVATEEDFDDIMAMSQDIYGGLDYLPTRYTNWLQESNRTVILARKQGKVIALESVVVIDDGETMLVEGLRVAPQERGKGVAGVLLRFCSELVKSKFPEVKVTRLTRDDQLGPKDFQKYRLITKQGILLVRFRAEDLKLRLSELGLDADIQSSFSTSSNPPVRLDHTAVRRLYLTNDLLQEVLPNSTIIQDWQPFKPLPSNMAILLKKDIDWMVDDVSNPTVASLCTFPFRVPIGDDWYYLNIDMFGKDLDLVRQQFLCHLQRHTSTLKGHVMCQMFLDPPFWKPMAEFCHNTLNVELVKEYTEQCVVESDVI